ATATGCGAGCTCGAAGCGTCTGACGAACGTCAAGGTGTTCGCTGACGGCGCGCTGTTCCGCGACTACCGACTCGCCTATCTCTCGGCGAACCAGCTCGGTTCGATCACCGAGTGCACCGCCGATGCCTGCCTCAAGCCCACAACCTTCACATGGGCAACAACCGAAACCCTCCCCCAGGGAACAAACCCCTTCATCCATCAAACAGGGGAACTGCCAAGGGAAGAATATTTCGACGGTTGCGGCGTTTCCATGTCGCCGGCATCGGGCGACTTCAACAATGACGGACGAACCGACTTCCTCCTGATAAAGGCGACCTGTGAAGGCCAAAAGCTGGGCCTAGGAACATTGGACTTTTGGGATGACTTTATTTGGTTTGGGCGTTCGGATGGCGGCTTCGACAAGGTCAACGTCGGCAAGTTGATCCCGGCAACATACCAAGTGGTTGCGCAGGGCAATTTCGGCGGCAAGGGCAGCAGCGACCTCTATCTGGCAAAGACTGATAAAGAAGGCCGAAAGACGGAAGGCGGCGTCGACTACGTCCTTGTTTCCAAGGGCGACGGCACCTTCAACAAGATCGAAGTCCCGACGGCTCGGGCGATTCCAAACGGCTGGATGGTGGCGCTTGCAGGTAATTTTCGGGGCAACGGCCTCACGGACCTGTTTCTGATTCAGGCTGACGACAAAGGGCGCAAGATCGGGACATCGAGCGATCGCGTGCGGCTTGCCAATGGCGATGGCACTTTCCGCGATGCCGATCTCGAGGCAACGAAATCTCTTCCCGTACCCACGGTTATCAATTCTCAGCCTGAAACATGCTTCAAGGCGAATATTGGTGGTTTTACAATCGGCAATGAAAACGACCTGATCCGATACAAGTTCATCGCGGCCGGCGATTTTAATGGCAACGGTCTGACGGATTTTCTCGTGTCTCCCGTTGACAAGGATTTAAAGATCCGCTCGTCCTCCGTTTGCTATGGCAGCCAGCAACTTAATGACCGTCTTTATCTGTCACGCGGCGATGGGACGTTCGATGTTGTCGACAATCCGCGCGTCGTTGGTGCGGACGAGGGTCAGTCGCCGACATCGGCAAGGACCGGTTACAAGCTTGCCACTGCCACCGATCTTAATGGCGATGGGCTGGCAGAGATCTACCTCAAACATGGTACCGCGGGTGGTGGCAAGGACCGAATTCTCGTCTCGAAGGGCGACGGCTCATTCCAGGAGATTGTGCGCGAAACGGGGCCACAGTTAGGCGACTCAGACGGCGTTCCATCTTCTCTTGCCGCGTTCATTTTGTTTATGAACGGAAAATACACTGCAACTGACAGTGTCTTCATGGTTCGGGACTTTTACGGGAGCGGGGTTACAGCACTTCATAGCCTCAAAACGATCGACGGCAAGGCGAATGAACATTTCATCCTGTCTTTCACTTACGATCTTTCGCTGGCGACGAAGGAAGTGTCTCTCGGCAGCCTGGCGACGGACGGGCAAGAAAGTCAGAATGTTCTTGCTGTCGGTGACTTCAAGGGGGATGGCGGCGTCAGCGAATACATCCGCAGCAGCGCTCCCTGGAAGGAGCATTATATGGCTACTGCCGGTTTTCTCCTAACGTCTCCTCCCCGGCTGAACTATCTTGTGAAGTCGATTGAGAATGGTTTGGGGAACCGGATCGACATTGAATACAAGCCTTTGACGGACGAGAGCGTCTACACGAAGTACACGGACGCTGCCTATCCGGTTCAGGATGTGGTCAATGCGAGCTATGTGGTTTCGCGGGTCACGACGGACGACGGCATTGGCGGCAGGAACGGCCAGCGCTATCACTATGCGGGTCTCAAAGAGCATGTGAACGGTCTCGGCAGCCTTGGCTTTGCCAAGATGACCTCGACCGACGAGGCGACGGGGATCGTCACGGAGAGCGCATACAACCAGTTCTGGGAGCAGCGCACGCAGGGCGAACTCGGCCACAGCCAGACGGTTGCGCCGGACGGCACGGTGCTCGAGGAGAAGTTCGTCTATTGGGCTTCAAAATGTACGGGCGACAGCGAGGACAAGCGGCATTGCTTCCGTTATTCGCCGCAATCGGTGACGACGAAGAAGGATCTGAACGGGACCGATCTCGGCACGGTGACGGAGAACTCGACCTATGACGACTACGGTTTCCTGACGCGTCAGGAAGTGGAGACGAGGCTTGGGTCGCAGAGCTTCTCGAAGATCACGGCCAACACATACACGCACGATTCGTCGCGCTGGGTTCTGGGCCGGCTGACGTCAGCGAGCGTCACGCATAAAGCGCCGGGGACGCCCGACCAGGTTCGAACCTCGGCGTTTACCTACGATCCGTCGACGGGCCTTCTTTCGAGCGAAACGATCGAGCCTGGCAATGCGCTTTCGACCACGAAGACCTACGTCCGCAACGGTTTCGGCGCGGTGACGGAGCAGACCGAGAGCTGGGCCTCGGATGGCAGCGTGACGGCGGCGAACGGTTCGCCGGTGGGCAGCCGCACCACGCGCTTTGTTTATGACGAGCGGGTGCGCTACAAGGTTTCCGAAACCAACCCGCTTGGGCAGACGCAGACGAGCGCTTACGACCCGCTGCATGGCCTTGCCACGAGTTCCACCGGGCCGAACGGGCTGACGACGTCCTGGACTTACAACAGCCTGGGCCAGCTTGTCGAGGAGCGGCGAGCCGACGGCACGCGGACGCGAAACTACAGCTACAATTGTTCGACGACGATGCAGTGCCCTGTGAACGGTGCCTATCTGCTGGTCACGGCAGCGGACGGTGGCGCGATTTCGGCGGTCTACAAAGATAAGCTGCACCGCGTGATCCGTCAGTCGACGCAAGGATTCGATGGACGTTTCGTGCATGTCGATACGGTCTACGACGCGCAAGGGCGGGTTCTGAAGCGCTCCGAGCCTTATCTCGACGGCGATCCGTCCTGGTGGAGCGCCGTCCAGTATGACCTCATCGGGCGGCCCGTCGTCACCACGAAGCCCGACACGAAAACCGAGACCGTTTCCTACAACGGCCTCACGGTGACGAGCACGAATGCGCTCGGGCAGACGAAGACGGTCACGAGCGACGTTCTGGGCCGCATGACGGTTGCGACCGACACCAATGGCCAGAGCATCGCTTATTCCTACGATGCGATCGGCCAGCTTGTCGGCATGACCGATCCGAACGGCAACGTGACGTCGATCGTCTATGACGTGCGCGGCAACAAGGTGGTCCAGAGCGATCCTGACAAGGGAAGCTGGACCTACGCCTATAATGCGCTGGGGCAGCTTGCAAGCCAGATCGACGCGAAGGGTCAGGTCACGCGGGTGACCTATGACGTTCTCGGCCGGATGCTGTCGCGCACCGACGACGCGTCGGGCAGTCCGCAGGCTTCGTATTGGGTTTACGACACGGCGGCGAAGGGCGTTGGCAAGCTTGCCGCGGCGAGCGGCTACGGTTACAGCGCCGCCTTTACCTATGATGAGCTCGGCCGTCCGTCTGCGAAAACCGAGACCATGGACGATGGGTCGGCCTACACGGTGACGACGAGCTACGACGCGCTTAGCCGGCCCGCTTCGGTCTCCTATCCGACGGGGCTGACGGTTGGGACGGCGTACACGGCTTCCGGCCATCTCGCGCAGCTTTCGAACGCGTCGTCGGGCAAGAGCTACTGGCAGGCCCGGAGCGTGGATGCGCGCGGCAATGTCACCCAGTCGACGCTCGGCAACGGCGTCGGCGAGCTTCGGGCCTATGACGCGGCGACGGGCTATCTGACCCAGATCACCTCGTCGAGCGCGTCGTCGGGGACGATCCAGAACCTGTCCTACCAGTTCGACACGCTGGGCAACCTTCTGTCGAGGAAGGATCAGATCCAGGCGATCACGGAGACCTTCCAGTACGATCGGCTGAACCGCGTGGTGGCTTCGACGGTTCTTCCAACGGCCCAGCCCTCGCAAGGAACGACGGTGGCGGTCTCCTACGACGCGCTCGGCAACATCGTGTCGAAATCGGATGTCGGGGCCTACGCTTACGGGGGCGGCGCGGAATGTGCGAACCCGTTTGCGGGGCCGCACGCAGTGACTTCGGTGTCGGGGGCGAAGGAGGCCTCCTACTGCTACGACGGCAACGGCAACCTGACGACGGGCGGGGGCCGGGTTGTGACGTGGACGGCGTTCAACATGCCGTCTTTGATCGCGAAGGACCTTCGCCGCACGGAGATCGTCTACGGCCCGGATCGGGCCAGGTTCAAGCGCGTCGACGAGAACGAGACGGGGGCTACGACCACCTTCTATGTCGCGGGCGGCGCCCACGAGGTGGTGAAGCGTGGCTCGACGGTCACGCACAAGACCTATATCGCAGGCGTCGCGGTCGAGATCGAAGGGACCGGCGCGACCGAGACGCTTTATCTCCTGAAGGATCATCTCGGCTCGACGGACGTGATCACCGACGCCATGGGCGCCGTCCAGAGCCGCCTGT
The genomic region above belongs to Rhodomicrobium lacus and contains:
- a CDS encoding RHS repeat-associated core domain-containing protein — translated: MLLTCFSALFPAHAKTIVLDAAGSGTFTVPSDWNNADNSIEVIGGGGGAAGGGKNANGYASPSGGGGGGAYAKVRNLILRPGDRAYYGVGAGGAAGPNTDFASAGGDTWFNGSANGLPTSTSLGALAPGGYGGNASYKNVGFNAGGVGGQASAAIGHVTYSGGDGGKGYYNGAKQSGGGGGGGGAAGPNGNGLNGQNGNGHVGGAGGAGDNGLGGAGGGEGQNGSAGVELSGIGSGGGGGGSNRWSPAVTGRPGNYGAGAGGPSYWAPGVAGVQGVIMITYTPLSSLPSYIAQGGAAALPASETIAATASTFGVSSSGAATHSTPIMVPVGSTGVQPKITLDYTSGGGKGPLGFGGSIGGLSAISRCGSDLFHDGIVKAIDYSAGDKFCLNGERLVPMSGDYGADGTVYRTALDGFSKVVSYGSAGTGPQYFKVWKKSGEILEYGNSADSFIGAIGRPEARAWAMNRLSDTAGNYIKYSYFQNAASGEYGIDRIDYTGNATQGLSPYNSVQFVYDDKPREEFYFAGAKYASSKRLTNVKVFADGALFRDYRLAYLSANQLGSITECTADACLKPTTFTWATTETLPQGTNPFIHQTGELPREEYFDGCGVSMSPASGDFNNDGRTDFLLIKATCEGQKLGLGTLDFWDDFIWFGRSDGGFDKVNVGKLIPATYQVVAQGNFGGKGSSDLYLAKTDKEGRKTEGGVDYVLVSKGDGTFNKIEVPTARAIPNGWMVALAGNFRGNGLTDLFLIQADDKGRKIGTSSDRVRLANGDGTFRDADLEATKSLPVPTVINSQPETCFKANIGGFTIGNENDLIRYKFIAAGDFNGNGLTDFLVSPVDKDLKIRSSSVCYGSQQLNDRLYLSRGDGTFDVVDNPRVVGADEGQSPTSARTGYKLATATDLNGDGLAEIYLKHGTAGGGKDRILVSKGDGSFQEIVRETGPQLGDSDGVPSSLAAFILFMNGKYTATDSVFMVRDFYGSGVTALHSLKTIDGKANEHFILSFTYDLSLATKEVSLGSLATDGQESQNVLAVGDFKGDGGVSEYIRSSAPWKEHYMATAGFLLTSPPRLNYLVKSIENGLGNRIDIEYKPLTDESVYTKYTDAAYPVQDVVNASYVVSRVTTDDGIGGRNGQRYHYAGLKEHVNGLGSLGFAKMTSTDEATGIVTESAYNQFWEQRTQGELGHSQTVAPDGTVLEEKFVYWASKCTGDSEDKRHCFRYSPQSVTTKKDLNGTDLGTVTENSTYDDYGFLTRQEVETRLGSQSFSKITANTYTHDSSRWVLGRLTSASVTHKAPGTPDQVRTSAFTYDPSTGLLSSETIEPGNALSTTKTYVRNGFGAVTEQTESWASDGSVTAANGSPVGSRTTRFVYDERVRYKVSETNPLGQTQTSAYDPLHGLATSSTGPNGLTTSWTYNSLGQLVEERRADGTRTRNYSYNCSTTMQCPVNGAYLLVTAADGGAISAVYKDKLHRVIRQSTQGFDGRFVHVDTVYDAQGRVLKRSEPYLDGDPSWWSAVQYDLIGRPVVTTKPDTKTETVSYNGLTVTSTNALGQTKTVTSDVLGRMTVATDTNGQSIAYSYDAIGQLVGMTDPNGNVTSIVYDVRGNKVVQSDPDKGSWTYAYNALGQLASQIDAKGQVTRVTYDVLGRMLSRTDDASGSPQASYWVYDTAAKGVGKLAAASGYGYSAAFTYDELGRPSAKTETMDDGSAYTVTTSYDALSRPASVSYPTGLTVGTAYTASGHLAQLSNASSGKSYWQARSVDARGNVTQSTLGNGVGELRAYDAATGYLTQITSSSASSGTIQNLSYQFDTLGNLLSRKDQIQAITETFQYDRLNRVVASTVLPTAQPSQGTTVAVSYDALGNIVSKSDVGAYAYGGGAECANPFAGPHAVTSVSGAKEASYCYDGNGNLTTGGGRVVTWTAFNMPSLIAKDLRRTEIVYGPDRARFKRVDENETGATTTFYVAGGAHEVVKRGSTVTHKTYIAGVAVEIEGTGATETLYLLKDHLGSTDVITDAMGAVQSRLSFDAWGKRRDVSWAAFINVPVALWQSGKITRGYTGHEQLDEVGLVHMNGRVYDPELGRFLSADPFIQDATNLQALNPYTYVQNNPLSFTDPSGYFLSGLFKAIGKVFSRVFKAIAHAIKTVLNSSIIRSLIQVAVCSWNPVACVAAAGALTAMAGGSLQDAFKAMAFSIMSIATWTGVGEFLKGTPLAGDIIGKGLVHGTVGGALSVAQGGDFLQGFAANAVGAATGLVSNSISGGDVFLDSAIVGASGGMVSVLTGGKFANGFITAAFANLYNKWAQRWKWQAAMAGARVGGAVGNTSAARGFIIGGALGYAAGYVYDWWYGEDPNGDVTGFVGAYGSVGSTANSYADAGVYDDTTAREVGLYGGGGGNYGGSSIAKMLSGELGYEIGMVEGGKTNFEGTAFNPSFSSGGWSYGTLINKDGQTVGYVMQKSVIGSGSSGMTYQSTGSYTSTGRLFGY